Sequence from the candidate division WOR-3 bacterium genome:
CCTCAAGATGGGGTTCCGGGTCGCGCGCAGGTTTGTTGAGTTCGAGCTGCCGCGGAGTCACCAGCGAGATGTGGTTCAGCAATCCCCGTGACAAGGAAGTTGGCTGTTGGGGAGCTCGGATGACACAGCAGGTGATTATTGACACGGCTGAGAATCGATGAGAGCGAATGGCTTGAGGCTGGCAGTTCACGTCTCGGGTTTTGGTCGCTTTTCCAGATGACAGCGGACGGGGCAATGCTATAATGTATCCGCAATGAGAACCCGAGACCAGGTGCTGGAGGTCTTGTCCCGGAATCGGGACAGGATACGCTCGTTCGGAGTCCGAAGTCTGGCCTTGTTCGGATCGGCTGTACGCAATGAGGCGGACGACGCGAGCGACCTGGATTTTCTCGTCGAGTTCGACCGCAAGTCGTTCGACAACTACATGGACCTGAAGTTCTTCCTTGAAGAGTTGCTCGGCCGGCCTGTCGACCTCGTGCTCAAGGACGCTGTCAAGCCGCGACTCCGTGAGCCGATCCTGGCTGAAGCGGTCCATGCTCCGGGACTATAGAGCCTACCTCGAAGACATGCTTGAGGCCGCGAGCGCGGCGCGGGAGTTCGTTGCGGGCATGACCAGAGAGGACCTAGCCGAGGACAGGCGTACGCGCGACGCGGTTATCCGCAACCTGGAGGTAATAGGCGAGGCAGCAAAGAAGCTGCCCGCTCAGACGAAACGCAGCCATCCCGAGGTCGAGTGGAAGAAGATAGCCGGCCTGCGGGACATTCTCATCCACGACTACTTCGGCATCGACATGGACATCGTCTGGGACGTCGTGCAGAACAAGTTGCCGCCACTGGCCGACCAGGTCCGGCGTATCCTAGGAGAATCCAGGTAAGCAGTCCGCCTGGAAGAATTCGTTGGATAACAGATGATTGCTGACCCGGCTGAGAATCGATGAGAGCCGACGGCTGACCACTAACGGATTGCCGTTTCCGGCCCTTTCCTTGCCCCTGGTCCCCAACCCCTGACCCCTTCATTGGTTGAGCCGCCCGGCCGCGACGCCGAGTATGCAGGCATGAGGAATACGGCTTCGGGACCGGGATGCTCTAGACCAGGGTGATTCCGGCCGGCAGCGTCGTCACCCTCAACGTTCTCTTGGCATGCCGGCACGGCTGCCACCGAGTAGCCGCAGTGCGTTGAAAACTACAAGAAGCGACACGCCCATATCTGCCGCTATCGCCATCCAGAGCGTCGCAACGTGAAAGAAGGCCAGTGTCATGAACACGGCCTTAACGCCCAGGGCAAAGACAACGTTCTGCCGGATGATGCGCACCGTACGGCGCGCATGGCGGACCAGCCACGGCAGGCGGCTGATGTCATCCGACATCAGCGCGATGTCCGCGGTCTCGATGGCGGCATCGGTCCCGGCTGCGCCCATCGCGATGCCAATCGTCGCCGTAGCCAGCGCCGGCGCATCGTTCACGCCGTCGCCCACCATCGCGGTGGCTCCGTAGCTTCGCTCGATCTCGCGGACCGCCTCCAGCTTGTCCTCAGGCAGCAGTTCGGCCCGGACTTCGTCGGCCCCCACCGCTCTGCCTATCGCCTCGGCGGTTCCCTGATTGTCGCCGGTCAGCAGGACCACACGCCGGACCCCGGCCGCCTTGAGCGCGGCGACCGTCGCCGCGGCTGACGACCGCACCGAATCGGCCACACTGATCAGTCCGCAGACGTGCCGGTCACTGCCGACCACTATGACGGAGTGGCCCGCGTCCTCCATTTGCTGAATCCGTGCGTGGATTTCGGGGTCATCGGTCCCCTTCTCTCGCAACAGCCGGTCGCTGCCTGCCCAGTAGGAACGACCGTCGATTGTGGCCTCGGCGCCCCGCCCCTTGAGCGCACGGAAGTTCTCCGCGCGGGGAGGCGTGATATGCTCCATCTGCGCCTTCCTCAGCACGGCTGCCGCCAGAGGATGCTCGCTGTGCGCCTCAAGTGCCGCCGTCCGGGCAAGGAGTTCGCCGCGGTCGTGTCCGTTGAGCGGAACTACCTCCTGCACCTCCGGGACTCCTCTGGTCAGCGTGCCGGTCTTGTCCATGGCAAAGACCTTGATTCGCGCTGCCGCCTCCAGGTACGACCCGCCCTTGATCAGGAGCCCGGCCCGCGCCGCCGCGGTGAGTCCGGCCACGATGCTGACCGGCGTGGAAATCACCAGCGCGCACGGGCAGGCGATGACCAGCAGGACCAGGGCCTCATAGAACCAGCGGCCCCAACCGCCCACGAACAGGGGCGGGACCACTGCGATCAGCAGCGCCAGGATCATCATTGCCGGCGTGTAGTAGCGCGCGAACTTCTCTACCCACTGCTCAACCGGCGCCCGGCGCGACTGGGCTTCTTCGACCATGCGGATGATGCGCGCCAGGGTCGTATCCGCAGCCGCCTTTGTCGCCTGCAACTCAATCGCTCCGTCCTCGTTGATGGTACCGGCGAACACCTCGTCGCCAGGCTGCTTGGCGACCGGCAGCGACTCGCCGGTAATCGGCGCCTGGTTGACGGACGTCCTGCCCTTGGCGACGATGCCGTCCAGTGGAATCCGCTCACCGGGCCGGACGAGCACGGTTGCGCCCAGTGGGACATCGGCTACCGGCCGCTCCATGATGTCGCCGCCCCACGGGCAGAGGTAGCGTGCGGTCGGCGGGGTCAGCGAGACCAGCGAGCGGATCGCTCTCCGGGCGCGGCCGACGCTCCATGATTCCAGGAGGAGCGACAGCGAGAAGAGAAACGTGACCGTCCCGGCCTCGAACCACTCGCCGATGATCATCGCCCCGAGCGCGGCAACCGTCATGAGCAGGTTCATGTCTGCCCGCAACCGCCTCAACGCCAGCCATGCCTTCGGAACGATGAACCAACCCCCTGTTACCGCCGCGGCGACGTAGAGGAGGACAGCGGGCAGCGGGAACTCGTGATGCGCCATACCCTCGCCGCCGACCAGCGCGTGCCACAGGCTTCCGTGCATGAGCGCGTGGGTCAGGAAGCCCAGACCGACCAGCGCCCCGGAACTCCAGCACATCGCCGCGCGGCCGTACTGCTGCCACCAGCTTTGCTCGACCGCGTGGGCGCCGGCAGGGCGCGTCTCGTCGGGGGTCTCTACCTCCAGCCCCGCCTTCCGCACGGCATCCCGGATTGCGGCCTCGTCCAGGACCGTGGCATCGTGTCGCACAGTCATGGTGCTGTCGAGAAGGTTGAAGTCCAGGTCATGCAGTCCGGTCAGGCGCCCGACCGTGCTCCGGAGCGCGTTCGTTTCCTCGGCGCAGCACATCCCTCGGATTCTGAACCGCGTAGTCGTGCCGCCGGCCGCCCGCGCTTCGTCCTGCGCCTTCGTCACTTGCAGACCCTCGTATCGCAGGAGCGGAGAACTGCGACGGTCATCTCATTCCTCGATATGGCGCGACCCCAGATCCAGGATCGCGCGAACGTGCTCGTCGTCAAGCGAGTAGTAGACAATCTTGCCTTCCCGACGATAGTGCACGAGCCGGGTCTGCCTCAGTACCTTGAGCTGATGCGACACCGCGGACTGGGTCATGCCCAGCAGCGCGCCCAGGTCGCAGACGCACAGTTCCGACCGGCCCAGCGCCAGCAGGATGCCGATCCGCGTGCTGTCGCCGAAGACCCGGAAGAAATCGGCCAGCTCGAACCGCCTCTCACTCGGCGGCATTGCCTTGCGCACCGAGCGCACCGCCGCCTTGTGAATAACGCTGCAGTCGCAGACCGCCGCGCCAGTGCCTTTGTTCTTCACTTCGGCTTCCTTTCAGATGAATAATTGCATATACGTTCATATGATAGCCGACCGGGCGGGGGAGTCAAAGCCGGCGTCCGCGCGGACGTCTCTCCGCCATCCGCGGTCTATGCGGGTCGCTGCCGCACGGTCCTGCGCGGATTTGACCTGGGACCGGAATCTCCCTAGGATGCGGGGATGAAAAGGACAGGTATCGAATTAGAGAAGTACGTCGCGCAGGCGCTCGCAGCCGGTGCGGCTGAGGCGAAGATCGTCCCGGCCACGAACATCAGAACCGCCGAGTGGGTTCGGCTCAAGTGCCAGTTCGGATGTGACGGCTTCGCCAAGGGGCTCTGCTGCCCGCCGCGCACGCCCACGCCGGAGCAGATGAAGCGCGTGCTCGCCGACTACCGCCGCGCGCTCATCTACAGCTACGTCTGCACGCCGTCGGACTACAGAACCAAGCGACGCCGTATGCGCCGACTTGTCACGGAACTAGAACGGGCTGCCTTCCTTGACGGACACTACAAGGCGTTCGGGCTCGGCGACGGGCCGTGCCGGTTCTGTCGCGACTGCAACCTGGCCGGGGACTGCCGGCACTCAGAGAAGGCGCGGCCATCAATGGAGTCGTGCGGTATCGATGTCTACGCCACGGCTCGCAACTCCGGCATCAAGCTTGAGGTCGCAACCCGCAGAGACGGCCCCTCGAAACACATCAACCTGATCCTCCTGGACTAGCTGACAGCCAACGGCTGAGAGCTGGACGCGGGACGCTCCCACAAGGACACCAAAGCCCTGTGCTGCAAGTCAAGTCCTTCGCTGTGGCCCCGCCCATTCGGAACGTCAAGAACGTGGTAGTCTTCCGCAGGTTCCACCGGGAGTGACTGGTTTATCCGTAGTCTCCGACGTACTAATTCCACCGTGAGCGTGCACCGCCACAGCCGCCTTGATTCTGTGGCAGCAGCGCTGCTTGGCCATGCCTCGGAGCTGCCCGGTACTCACGAAACCGCCTTGCGGGCCTCGGCCTCGCGATCTTCGAGGTTCTTCCAGTAGACACCCACCTCAGCCCACTTGCTCTTCTGTTTGCTGACCTTGGTGGGGTCGTATTGGAAGTCGTCGCGCAGACCACGCCCAGCTGCAACCTGTAGGGCCCATACATCAAAGCCCAATTGGACCTCAATCAGGCAGGGACCGGTTGTGGTGATGGCGACATCCCAACCTAGATAGGGATTCTCAGAGAAGACGATTGCTGCGTTGTCAAGAATGCGCAGTATCTCGTCAGAAAATGGAATCCTGATCCCGCTGAGTTTTGCTCCTGTATCCGGATGCAATTGCCCCAAGGACTTGGTTCTCGACATCTTGTCATAACAGCCACCGGTGGTCTCAAAAGAACGTGGGTCGACGCTGATAAAGACACCGCCGGCATTGGCATTGTCGAAAGAGCCGCCCTTGCGACCAAGCCGCAGGTAGATTCCCAGTATTCTGTACTTTGCACCCAGACAGTGAGTCACGATTCTCAACGTGTTAACGGTATCCGGACTCAATTCCTTGATGAGAGGGTGCTGGTTCTGCATCTCACACTGAAGAACATAGCCACTCGGCAGTTCCGTTGCCTCCTTGACAATGGCGGCAAGATCGGTCATCGCCCCGTTCATTCGACGCAGCCGTCCGTCGACAATCGACACGACGTCCGTTCCTTTGGCTCCGGAACTGAATGCCGGCTTCAGGAAGAACCTCCGGACACGCGAGTTCATAACGAGGTCCGTTGCCGTTGCCAGGTCAAGACGCCGAAAGCAGTCATCCGTTATCGTGCCACCGAAGGTGAACAGCATCACCTTAGGATGGGGCAATCCCATCGCCTTGAACATCAGGTACTCGTATCGTTTGTCGAACGCCGTGCAGTCATACTCCCGGTACCGCGACCGGGTCTGGAGCATCTGGTGGGCATGCTCGGGAACATAGGCCAGTACGTCGTCCATGCTCTTCTGGCGGCTGTAGAGCTCGAACTCGAAGTAGGCGTCAACAGCCGACTCGAACTTCCAGTACTTCCGGTACCTGTATACCTCGAGCAGCATGCGGGGTACCGTCTTGCAGGTTTGACCATTGAGACGACGGCACTCCTTCGCGCGCTCAATCGTAGACTTGATGAGCCGCATCGACTGGAGCGTTCGTCTTATCCTCTTACCCACGTAGGACAGAATGACCTCCTTCGTATTGTGCCTGATACTGGCCGCCGGTCTCAGCCGCTGCCACGGTGGCATTCACCCCGCACGCGCCCAGCAAGGACTGTCCTCCAGTCCCGCCAGGATGGCCTGGTACAGTTGCAGCCGCTGACGCACCAAACGGGCCTCACGGTCAATGCTCACCTGGTCAGCCGTCTTCACGCAGCCGACGAAGCGCTGGGCCAGCTGCATCACGGGGTCTTCCACGGCGAACTCGCGCTCGCCACACGCAAAAACGAAAGAGTAGTCGCCTTCCACTCGGCGAACGAAGCGGGTTTGGTTGACTTCAATCCAGAAAGGACGTGGCGGTGTCTGGGAGACCTCCAGTTGGTGCAGCGAGGCGGCGAGATCAGCCTGCGCCCCATGCAATCGAAAGCGCAGCACGCTGAGTTCGCTTGATGGTGGCCGATCCCAGCAAATGTCCTCGACGCGGGTATCCGGCTCCAGAGGAGCCAGGGCTTGTATCAAGCTCAGCAAATGTGGTAGCAGACCGCGAGCCATGGCGCGTCCCGTCCTGGGCGGTGCGAACCCGATTGCTACCTGCCGAACCGGCGGGACAACGGGGAAAGCGGAATGCTGCATCAACGCCGGCAGCGCGAACGGCCATTGGCAGTTTTCCGTCAACAGGACCCGGGCCTGCCGAAAGGCATCAATCACGGACAGCCCCTCGGCCAGTTGAGGCTCGTCCACGAGCGGTTTCTCGCAGAGCGTGGGCAAGTCCGCCGCCTGGGCGACCCGAAGCGCCTCGAGGTGGAATGCGACGGGCGACGATATCACCACTGCCTTGAT
This genomic interval carries:
- a CDS encoding nucleotidyltransferase family protein; amino-acid sequence: MRTRDQVLEVLSRNRDRIRSFGVRSLALFGSAVRNEADDASDLDFLVEFDRKSFDNYMDLKFFLEELLGRPVDLVLKDAVKPRLREPILAEAVHAPGL
- a CDS encoding DUF2284 domain-containing protein; its protein translation is MKRTGIELEKYVAQALAAGAAEAKIVPATNIRTAEWVRLKCQFGCDGFAKGLCCPPRTPTPEQMKRVLADYRRALIYSYVCTPSDYRTKRRRMRRLVTELERAAFLDGHYKAFGLGDGPCRFCRDCNLAGDCRHSEKARPSMESCGIDVYATARNSGIKLEVATRRDGPSKHINLILLD
- the cadA gene encoding cadmium-translocating P-type ATPase, with amino-acid sequence MCCAEETNALRSTVGRLTGLHDLDFNLLDSTMTVRHDATVLDEAAIRDAVRKAGLEVETPDETRPAGAHAVEQSWWQQYGRAAMCWSSGALVGLGFLTHALMHGSLWHALVGGEGMAHHEFPLPAVLLYVAAAVTGGWFIVPKAWLALRRLRADMNLLMTVAALGAMIIGEWFEAGTVTFLFSLSLLLESWSVGRARRAIRSLVSLTPPTARYLCPWGGDIMERPVADVPLGATVLVRPGERIPLDGIVAKGRTSVNQAPITGESLPVAKQPGDEVFAGTINEDGAIELQATKAAADTTLARIIRMVEEAQSRRAPVEQWVEKFARYYTPAMMILALLIAVVPPLFVGGWGRWFYEALVLLVIACPCALVISTPVSIVAGLTAAARAGLLIKGGSYLEAAARIKVFAMDKTGTLTRGVPEVQEVVPLNGHDRGELLARTAALEAHSEHPLAAAVLRKAQMEHITPPRAENFRALKGRGAEATIDGRSYWAGSDRLLREKGTDDPEIHARIQQMEDAGHSVIVVGSDRHVCGLISVADSVRSSAAATVAALKAAGVRRVVLLTGDNQGTAEAIGRAVGADEVRAELLPEDKLEAVREIERSYGATAMVGDGVNDAPALATATIGIAMGAAGTDAAIETADIALMSDDISRLPWLVRHARRTVRIIRQNVVFALGVKAVFMTLAFFHVATLWMAIAADMGVSLLVVFNALRLLGGSRAGMPRER
- a CDS encoding DUF86 domain-containing protein, producing the protein MLRDYRAYLEDMLEAASAAREFVAGMTREDLAEDRRTRDAVIRNLEVIGEAAKKLPAQTKRSHPEVEWKKIAGLRDILIHDYFGIDMDIVWDVVQNKLPPLADQVRRILGESR
- a CDS encoding helix-turn-helix transcriptional regulator, whose product is MPPSERRFELADFFRVFGDSTRIGILLALGRSELCVCDLGALLGMTQSAVSHQLKVLRQTRLVHYRREGKIVYYSLDDEHVRAILDLGSRHIEE